Proteins from a single region of Phormidium ambiguum IAM M-71:
- a CDS encoding type II toxin-antitoxin system RelE family toxin has translation MTNSNENTDLYTVVVSSDAQEFFEAASAQLQRKLDRCFEMLKINPRSHPNIKALKGDLAGYYRYLVGDYRVVYSINDERQLVIVAIIAHRKEVY, from the coding sequence TTGACCAACTCAAACGAAAATACTGATTTATATACAGTTGTTGTTAGTTCTGACGCGCAAGAGTTTTTTGAAGCAGCATCGGCTCAATTGCAACGCAAGTTAGATCGATGCTTTGAGATGCTCAAAATTAATCCTCGCAGTCATCCAAATATTAAGGCTCTTAAAGGGGATTTAGCTGGATATTATAGATATCTAGTTGGAGATTATCGGGTAGTTTATTCAATCAATGATGAACGACAACTGGTAATTGTCGCTATTATTGCTCATCGTAAAGAAGTTTATTAA
- a CDS encoding serine/threonine-protein kinase: MKQNPTLIRQIMKNFPDFSKQGYQVQKELGHNRSCGRVTYLAVDTKTYLPVVIKHFQFAQLGASWTDYETVEKEIQLLRHLNHPSIPSYLDSFQTPSGFCLVQEYKQAPSLGQPRHFNPKEVKEIAIAILEVLVYLQEQNPPIIHRDIKPENILVDRQNEFKVYLVDFGFAHIGSGEVAISSAVKGTLGFMPPEQLFNRQLTEASDLYSLGATLICLLTQTKSTQIGNLIDDHYQINFKHLVSQLNPEFIEWLEEIVAPNLNDRFDNAQDALEVLQSIDVLPHYSTKETSSAVKFHKRAIPALAFGAFSLLSFSLATYSKVTAENNRLKQLNFQLKDQVYNSKQSMIDLLLKTRQCPQCELGNTYLVGANLENAALKGAILVNSNLENANLERASLAGANLQEANLKNTNLEGANLGYANLLSAKLEGADLRNANLWGAKLGGFVNFRGANLEGANLGYSHLLGVYFGNANLKNVSFWGANLTGAFLGGAKLGNAKLKDANLAGANLADADLESAYLESAKLAGAKLLGAYLENADLTKADLDGADLRGANLKGANLSNANLRGTNLRGANLQNANLEGANMREANLKGATMPDGSTYK, encoded by the coding sequence GTGAAACAAAACCCAACATTGATTCGTCAGATTATGAAAAACTTCCCAGATTTTTCTAAACAAGGTTATCAAGTGCAAAAAGAATTAGGCCACAATCGTTCCTGTGGTCGAGTAACTTATTTAGCAGTTGATACAAAAACTTATCTGCCTGTAGTAATTAAACACTTTCAGTTTGCCCAATTAGGTGCTAGTTGGACAGATTATGAAACTGTAGAAAAAGAAATTCAATTATTACGTCATCTGAATCATCCCAGTATTCCTAGCTATTTAGACTCTTTCCAAACGCCTTCCGGTTTTTGTTTAGTTCAAGAGTATAAACAAGCGCCATCTTTAGGGCAACCACGTCACTTTAATCCGAAAGAAGTTAAAGAAATTGCGATTGCGATTTTGGAAGTTTTAGTATACTTGCAAGAACAAAATCCACCGATTATCCATCGAGACATAAAACCAGAGAATATTTTGGTCGATCGCCAAAATGAATTCAAAGTTTACCTAGTAGACTTTGGTTTTGCTCACATTGGTAGCGGTGAAGTAGCAATTAGCAGTGCCGTTAAAGGTACGCTAGGCTTCATGCCACCGGAACAATTATTTAATCGTCAATTAACAGAAGCTTCGGATCTTTACAGTTTAGGTGCTACCCTAATTTGCTTATTAACTCAAACCAAATCAACCCAGATTGGTAACTTAATCGATGACCATTATCAGATTAATTTTAAACATTTGGTGTCGCAACTAAACCCAGAATTTATTGAATGGTTAGAAGAAATAGTTGCGCCAAATTTGAACGATCGCTTTGATAATGCTCAAGATGCGTTAGAAGTTCTTCAATCTATTGACGTACTTCCCCACTACTCTACCAAAGAAACTTCCTCTGCCGTAAAATTTCACAAAAGAGCAATTCCAGCACTAGCTTTTGGCGCTTTTTCCTTACTTAGCTTTTCTCTAGCAACATATTCCAAAGTAACAGCCGAAAATAATCGCCTCAAACAGCTAAACTTTCAACTCAAAGACCAAGTATACAACAGCAAGCAATCAATGATAGATTTGCTGCTAAAAACCCGTCAATGTCCCCAATGTGAGTTAGGAAATACCTATTTAGTAGGCGCAAACTTAGAAAACGCTGCATTAAAAGGCGCTATTTTAGTAAATTCTAACTTGGAAAATGCTAACTTAGAACGCGCTTCCCTAGCAGGTGCTAATCTCCAAGAAGCTAATTTGAAAAATACCAATTTAGAAGGCGCAAATTTAGGTTACGCCAACTTATTATCCGCCAAACTAGAAGGCGCTGACTTACGTAATGCCAATCTTTGGGGTGCGAAATTAGGCGGATTTGTAAACTTTAGAGGCGCAAATTTAGAAGGCGCAAATTTAGGTTATTCTCACTTATTAGGTGTCTATTTCGGCAATGCTAACTTAAAAAATGTCAGTTTTTGGGGTGCTAATTTAACAGGCGCTTTTTTAGGTGGTGCCAAATTAGGCAATGCTAAGTTAAAAGACGCAAATTTAGCAGGTGCTAACTTAGCCGATGCTGATTTAGAATCAGCTTATTTAGAAAGTGCAAAATTAGCAGGTGCTAAACTATTAGGTGCTTATTTGGAAAATGCCGATTTAACCAAAGCTGACTTAGACGGTGCAGATTTGCGCGGCGCAAATCTCAAAGGCGCGAATTTAAGTAACGCCAATCTTCGGGGTACAAATCTTCGCGGTGCAAATCTGCAAAATGCAAATCTAGAAGGTGCAAATATGCGCGAAGCTAATTTGAAAGGTGCAACAATGCCTGATGGATCGACATATAAATAA
- a CDS encoding leucyl aminopeptidase — protein MEFRASNTPRLDWSGDGLAIGFFEDAVELTGELADLDQKFSGVLQELIAETEFKGKANSSAATRVGVNSPVRKLILVGLGKAEELQLNNVRLAAATIARLAKKEKCKTLGISLPVWQNNPSLTTSAIVEGVELALYQDHRFKSESEDKGLSLEQIDLIGLAGEEVAIDRAKKITSGVNLARELVAAPANAVTPVTLAELAQSLANEYGLIAEILEKEDCEKLGMGAFLGVAQASELPPKFIHLTYKPEGTPRKKLAIIGKGLTFDSGGLNIKGAGSGIEMMKIDMGGAAATLGAAKAIAQLKPDVEVHFISAATENMISGRAIHPGDVLTASNGKTIEVNNTDAEGRLTLADALVFADKLGVDAIVDLATLTGACVIALGDDIAGLWSPDDNVANQLLAAAQTSGEKIWRMPMEEKYFDGLKSLIADMKNTGPRAGGSITAALFLKQFVKDTPWAHLDVAGPVWTEKESGYNNAGATGYGVRTLVNWVLN, from the coding sequence ATGGAATTTCGAGCTAGCAATACTCCGCGTTTAGACTGGTCTGGAGATGGACTGGCAATTGGATTTTTTGAAGATGCGGTAGAGTTAACCGGAGAATTAGCCGATCTAGATCAAAAATTTTCTGGGGTTTTGCAAGAATTAATTGCGGAAACGGAATTTAAGGGCAAAGCCAATAGTAGTGCTGCCACTAGAGTTGGTGTTAATAGTCCGGTTCGGAAGTTAATCTTGGTGGGCTTAGGTAAAGCTGAAGAATTACAATTAAACAATGTCAGGCTAGCAGCAGCAACAATTGCTCGATTAGCTAAAAAAGAAAAATGCAAAACGCTGGGAATTAGTTTACCAGTGTGGCAAAATAACCCAAGTTTAACGACTAGTGCGATCGTCGAAGGTGTGGAATTAGCCCTTTACCAAGATCATCGATTTAAATCTGAATCAGAGGATAAAGGTTTATCACTAGAACAGATTGATTTAATCGGATTAGCTGGTGAAGAAGTGGCGATCGATCGAGCCAAAAAAATCACTTCTGGCGTTAACTTAGCCCGGGAATTAGTAGCAGCACCAGCTAATGCTGTCACTCCAGTAACTTTGGCAGAGCTAGCCCAAAGTTTAGCCAACGAATATGGTTTAATCGCCGAAATTTTGGAAAAGGAAGATTGTGAAAAACTAGGTATGGGAGCTTTTTTAGGTGTAGCCCAAGCTTCTGAGTTACCACCTAAGTTTATTCATCTTACTTATAAGCCAGAAGGAACTCCCCGGAAGAAATTGGCAATTATTGGTAAAGGTTTGACTTTCGATTCTGGCGGTTTAAATATTAAAGGTGCTGGCAGCGGCATCGAAATGATGAAAATTGACATGGGTGGTGCTGCGGCAACTTTGGGTGCAGCAAAAGCGATCGCTCAATTAAAACCAGATGTGGAAGTTCACTTCATTTCCGCCGCCACCGAAAATATGATTAGCGGTCGTGCTATCCACCCCGGCGATGTTTTGACAGCTTCCAACGGGAAAACTATTGAAGTGAACAACACCGACGCTGAAGGACGCTTAACTTTAGCCGATGCGTTGGTCTTTGCCGATAAATTGGGTGTGGATGCGATCGTTGACCTAGCCACCCTCACAGGTGCTTGTGTCATTGCTTTGGGTGATGATATCGCAGGTTTGTGGAGTCCTGACGATAACGTAGCAAATCAATTACTCGCCGCCGCCCAAACATCCGGGGAAAAAATCTGGCGAATGCCAATGGAAGAAAAATACTTCGATGGCCTAAAATCCTTAATCGCAGATATGAAAAATACAGGCCCTCGCGCAGGTGGTTCGATCACTGCCGCTTTATTCCTCAAACAATTCGTCAAAGACACGCCTTGGGCACATTTAGACGTTGCTGGCCCTGTTTGGACAGAAAAAGAAAGTGGTTACAACAATGCTGGTGCCACTGGATACGGTGTACGCACCTTAGTTAATTGGGTACTCAATTAA
- a CDS encoding transglycosylase SLT domain-containing protein has product MAIGVGMSALLIGVGVVTSKWSDWQKSGSKTSQLQHQMLDKLEPKSEILPLVSLPPEQRVTKLIEIAQNSSTPILTLTPIQAPDRSRARYLLASDLIERGQGKEAIEWLEGLETEYPVLEAHVVLKRAQAYESIKDQKKANAAWKKILEKYPDRPVAAEALFVLGRKDAKLWEQAIAKFPNHPRTLQIVQEKLKKDPEQLSLLRLLLNYSHDDKVVSQTIDRLLAKFRDQLTAKDWEIIAFNYWEKRQYEKAGLAYASAPPTPMNLYRSGRGRQLGGDKSGAISGYQRLINTFPEAKDTGLGLIRLAQMTNKPEDSIFYLDRAIEKFPDHAGQALLEKAKILDESTNSQSATQARKLALEKYGNSDAVTEYRWQAAKEIAKKGDYSSAWRWAEPIAKQNPDHELAPEAGFWVGKWAMRLGRSQDAKNAFEFVLSKYPGSFYAWRSATMLGLDVGNFNTVRQKLPQVVRPQARPKLPAGSPTLQELHLLGQDKEAWTLWQTEFDNFIKPTVSEQLTDGILLLAVGENIRGLHQIESLSWWRDTPEEDAEIAAFKQQPIYWHSLYPFPFLDYTEAWAQKHQLNPLLVTALMRQESRFETDIRSIAGAVGLMQIMPDTGKWVAQQISVKDYNLENPNDNIRLGTWYLDHTHDTYKDNSLLAVASYNAGPGNVSKWINQLGLTDPDEFVEYIPFPETKGYVEHVFENYWNYLRLYNPEIAQMLTRYGHQSFHP; this is encoded by the coding sequence ATGGCTATTGGTGTAGGAATGTCAGCTTTACTCATAGGAGTTGGTGTTGTAACAAGCAAATGGAGCGATTGGCAAAAGTCTGGATCGAAGACTAGTCAGTTGCAGCATCAGATGTTAGATAAGTTAGAGCCGAAGTCAGAAATTTTACCTTTAGTCAGTTTACCGCCAGAACAAAGAGTTACAAAACTAATAGAAATTGCTCAGAATTCTTCGACACCAATCTTAACATTGACCCCAATACAAGCACCCGATCGTAGTCGGGCGCGTTATTTATTGGCTAGCGATTTAATTGAGCGGGGACAAGGTAAAGAAGCGATCGAGTGGTTAGAAGGTTTAGAAACAGAATATCCAGTTTTAGAGGCTCATGTAGTCCTCAAACGCGCTCAAGCTTATGAAAGTATTAAAGATCAAAAGAAAGCTAATGCTGCTTGGAAAAAAATACTGGAAAAATATCCCGATCGTCCAGTAGCAGCGGAAGCATTGTTTGTTTTGGGTCGGAAGGATGCCAAACTTTGGGAACAAGCGATCGCTAAATTTCCCAATCATCCGCGAACCTTGCAAATTGTGCAGGAGAAATTAAAAAAAGACCCTGAACAATTGTCGTTGCTGAGGTTGTTGTTAAATTATTCTCATGATGACAAAGTAGTTAGTCAAACTATCGATCGATTATTAGCTAAATTCCGAGATCAATTAACAGCAAAAGATTGGGAAATCATTGCTTTTAACTATTGGGAAAAGCGACAATACGAGAAAGCAGGATTAGCTTACGCTAGTGCGCCGCCAACGCCAATGAATTTATATCGATCGGGCCGAGGACGACAACTAGGCGGCGATAAAAGCGGTGCAATTTCCGGTTATCAAAGATTAATCAATACTTTTCCTGAAGCTAAAGATACAGGCTTAGGATTGATTCGGTTAGCGCAGATGACTAATAAGCCGGAAGATAGCATATTTTATTTGGATCGAGCGATCGAAAAATTCCCCGATCACGCTGGTCAAGCTTTATTAGAAAAAGCCAAAATTTTAGACGAATCAACCAATAGTCAATCAGCTACTCAAGCCCGAAAATTAGCCTTAGAAAAATACGGAAATTCTGATGCCGTAACTGAATATCGCTGGCAAGCAGCCAAAGAAATTGCCAAAAAAGGCGATTACTCATCGGCTTGGCGCTGGGCGGAGCCGATCGCTAAACAAAATCCCGACCACGAACTAGCCCCAGAAGCAGGTTTCTGGGTGGGCAAATGGGCAATGCGTTTAGGACGTTCCCAAGATGCCAAAAATGCCTTTGAATTTGTCCTCTCAAAATATCCAGGTTCTTTTTACGCTTGGCGTTCCGCAACTATGTTGGGCTTAGATGTAGGCAATTTCAACACAGTCCGCCAAAAGTTACCGCAAGTAGTTCGTCCCCAAGCCAGACCAAAACTACCCGCAGGATCGCCTACATTACAAGAACTGCATCTATTAGGTCAGGATAAAGAAGCCTGGACACTTTGGCAAACGGAATTTGACAACTTCATAAAACCTACAGTATCAGAACAATTAACTGATGGAATTTTACTTTTAGCTGTAGGTGAAAATATTCGCGGATTACATCAAATAGAAAGCCTAAGTTGGTGGCGTGATACCCCCGAAGAAGACGCAGAAATTGCCGCTTTTAAACAACAACCAATTTATTGGCACTCTCTCTATCCTTTTCCATTTTTGGACTATACAGAAGCTTGGGCGCAAAAGCATCAATTAAATCCTTTATTAGTGACAGCTTTAATGCGCCAAGAATCCCGTTTTGAAACTGATATCCGTTCTATTGCAGGTGCTGTAGGATTAATGCAAATTATGCCTGATACTGGCAAATGGGTAGCTCAACAAATCAGCGTGAAAGATTATAATCTGGAAAATCCTAATGACAATATTAGGCTAGGTACTTGGTATTTAGACCATACCCATGATACTTACAAAGATAACTCCTTATTAGCAGTTGCTAGCTATAACGCGGGGCCAGGAAATGTGTCTAAATGGATTAATCAGTTGGGGCTTACAGATCCAGATGAATTTGTAGAGTATATTCCTTTTCCAGAAACCAAAGGATATGTTGAGCACGTTTTTGAAAATTACTGGAATTACTTACGATTATATAATCCTGAAATAGCTCAAATGCTTACTAGGTATGGTCATCAGTCATTTCACCCCTAA
- a CDS encoding Uma2 family endonuclease — protein MFPKLFHSRVTGALYKIVSQWGDELGEVGIKWTIKLNRQGEDWLSVPDLSFIPYDKLPIESLEDEVCAIAPELIINIMPGERSFRELVEDAIAYLEAGVERVWLVDYQARTITIFYANSRPRNYTGEMQLIEPLFEGLEITPEQIFQQAKLPK, from the coding sequence ATGTTCCCGAAACTTTTTCATTCCAGAGTTACTGGCGCTTTATACAAAATTGTGAGTCAATGGGGTGATGAATTAGGGGAAGTAGGAATAAAGTGGACAATAAAGTTAAATCGTCAAGGTGAAGATTGGCTATCAGTACCGGATTTAAGCTTTATTCCTTACGATAAGTTGCCGATCGAATCTTTAGAAGATGAAGTTTGTGCGATCGCACCAGAGTTAATTATTAATATTATGCCTGGTGAAAGAAGTTTTCGAGAGTTGGTGGAAGATGCGATCGCTTATTTAGAAGCAGGTGTAGAAAGAGTTTGGTTGGTTGACTATCAAGCGAGAACCATCACTATATTTTACGCTAATTCTCGACCTCGGAATTACACAGGAGAAATGCAGTTAATCGAGCCACTTTTTGAAGGTTTAGAAATTACTCCTGAGCAAATTTTCCAGCAAGCAAAATTACCCAAATAA
- the menD gene encoding 2-succinyl-5-enolpyruvyl-6-hydroxy-3-cyclohexene-1-carboxylic-acid synthase — protein sequence MSLDFRNTNTLWASIITETLKRLGLTTAIICPGSRSTPLTITFAQEKQIETIPVLDERSAAFFALGIAKKTNLPVALICTSGTAGANFYPAIIEAKESRVPLLIFTADRPPELRDCHSGQTIDQVKMYGNYPNWQTELATPALEINLLNYLRQIIIYGWERSLFPTPGPVHFNIPFRDPLAPISDPNINQLKSLTNLENFFDSIPKNQPELPSFTAYSIQNHLQEWQKSERLIIVCGAANPPFPQEYCQAISHLSQTLKCPVLAEGLSPLRNHYKLNPYLISTYDLILRNQQIAQQLTPEIVIQIGDLPTSKELRTWLETTQPKRWIIDPSHHNFDSLHGKTTHLRISVEELANFCQLEADIHHKYLQIWCDVEAEVRQKINQEMKAKENLFESKTAWLISQTLPPETPIFIANSMPVRDVEFFWQPNNSRIQPFFNRGANGIDGTLSTALGIAYRQKSSVMLTGDLALLHDTNGFLLRNKFIGHLTIILINNNGGGIFEMLPISQFEPPFEEYFATPQDIDFDRLCTTYNVEYELISSWQHLQQRLNPLPENGIRVLELRTNRKADAKWRQENLRKLAINNSPSP from the coding sequence ATGTCCCTAGACTTTCGTAACACCAACACCCTCTGGGCTTCCATTATTACCGAAACCTTAAAACGTCTCGGATTAACCACAGCAATTATTTGTCCGGGGTCACGTTCTACACCATTAACTATCACCTTCGCCCAAGAAAAACAAATAGAAACCATCCCCGTCTTAGATGAAAGATCGGCAGCCTTTTTTGCATTAGGAATAGCCAAAAAAACTAACTTGCCAGTAGCCTTAATCTGCACCTCTGGAACTGCTGGTGCTAACTTTTATCCCGCAATTATAGAAGCCAAAGAAAGCCGCGTCCCCCTATTAATTTTCACAGCCGATCGACCCCCCGAACTACGAGATTGCCACTCAGGACAAACAATAGACCAAGTAAAAATGTATGGAAATTATCCCAACTGGCAAACCGAATTAGCCACCCCAGCCTTAGAAATAAACCTGCTCAATTACTTAAGACAAATTATCATTTATGGGTGGGAGCGATCGCTTTTTCCCACCCCCGGCCCCGTTCATTTTAACATCCCATTTCGTGACCCCCTCGCCCCCATTTCCGATCCTAATATTAATCAATTAAAATCCCTAACTAACTTAGAAAATTTCTTTGATTCTATCCCCAAAAATCAGCCAGAACTCCCAAGCTTTACTGCTTATTCCATTCAAAATCATTTACAAGAATGGCAAAAATCTGAACGATTAATCATCGTTTGTGGGGCTGCAAATCCCCCATTTCCCCAAGAATATTGCCAAGCAATTTCTCACCTTTCTCAAACCTTAAAATGCCCCGTTCTTGCCGAAGGACTATCACCATTAAGAAACCATTATAAACTTAATCCTTATTTAATTTCCACCTATGATTTAATCCTGCGAAATCAACAAATTGCCCAACAACTAACACCAGAAATTGTTATTCAAATTGGAGATTTACCCACCAGTAAAGAACTCCGAACTTGGCTAGAAACTACTCAACCAAAAAGATGGATAATTGACCCCAGCCATCACAACTTTGACTCATTGCACGGCAAAACTACTCACTTACGAATTTCTGTCGAAGAATTAGCTAATTTTTGTCAATTGGAAGCCGATATTCATCATAAATATTTGCAAATTTGGTGTGATGTTGAAGCCGAAGTTAGACAAAAGATTAACCAAGAAATGAAAGCTAAAGAAAACTTATTTGAAAGCAAAACTGCTTGGTTAATTTCCCAAACTTTACCACCAGAAACACCAATATTTATTGCCAATAGTATGCCTGTGCGAGACGTGGAATTTTTCTGGCAACCAAATAACTCGCGCATTCAGCCTTTTTTTAATCGCGGTGCAAATGGTATTGATGGCACTTTATCTACTGCTTTAGGTATTGCTTATCGGCAAAAAAGTAGCGTTATGTTAACAGGAGATTTAGCATTATTACATGATACAAATGGATTTTTACTGAGAAACAAATTCATTGGTCATCTAACAATTATTTTAATTAATAATAATGGTGGGGGAATTTTTGAAATGTTACCTATTTCCCAATTTGAGCCACCTTTTGAAGAGTATTTTGCTACCCCGCAAGATATAGATTTTGATCGGCTTTGCACTACTTATAATGTGGAATATGAATTAATTAGTTCTTGGCAGCATTTACAACAAAGATTGAACCCTTTACCAGAAAATGGGATTCGGGTTTTAGAGTTACGTACAAATCGTAAAGCTGATGCTAAGTGGCGACAAGAAAATTTACGGAAGCTTGCCATTAATAATAGCCCCTCCCCGTAG
- a CDS encoding isochorismate synthase translates to MPITQHHANLIQDCQELNQFLSACKQTLSEKRPSKIVSISWEAKSIDPLAVLDKICHLDEIHFYGEKAKQAEAIAAFGTVVKLKVEGTNRFSQVQQFIQSCLANTTAIGALDLPFSGPHFFCNFTFFDDDSQTDTEFPSAMVFLPKWQISCQKNRCIIITNFIIDRNINIEKTCANIWENYQKIKLTKSLKFSHLHDYKFTLQTKDVTDKRNFYSSVLSALELIQQDRISKIVLAHAIDVNAPKPFNLIHSLHNLRQKYPDCYVFSLNNGKGKSFIGASPERLIKIQNQELETDALAGSAPRGKTLIEDVYFAEKLLTSKKDRAEHQIVSDFIFQHLLKLGLTPQKLPIPGLLKLSNIQHLWTPIVGKIPAGIHPLEILAELHPTPAVAGDPRDIALKHIRRYENFNRSVYAAPLGWIDYQGNSEFIVGIRSALIENDRARLWAGAGIVAGSDPEKELAEIQLKLQALLKALA, encoded by the coding sequence ATGCCAATCACACAGCATCATGCAAATCTGATTCAGGATTGTCAGGAACTAAATCAGTTTCTTTCTGCTTGTAAACAAACGTTAAGTGAGAAAAGACCATCCAAAATAGTCAGTATTTCCTGGGAAGCAAAATCTATCGATCCTCTGGCAGTACTGGATAAAATTTGCCATCTAGATGAAATCCATTTTTATGGGGAAAAGGCGAAACAAGCAGAAGCGATCGCTGCTTTTGGCACAGTCGTAAAATTAAAAGTAGAAGGCACAAATCGCTTTTCCCAAGTCCAACAATTCATCCAATCATGTCTAGCAAATACCACAGCCATTGGAGCCTTAGATTTACCATTTTCCGGCCCCCATTTCTTCTGTAATTTTACCTTTTTTGACGACGATAGCCAAACTGACACTGAATTTCCATCAGCAATGGTATTTCTTCCCAAATGGCAAATTTCTTGTCAAAAAAATCGCTGCATAATTATTACCAACTTTATCATAGATAGAAACATTAACATAGAAAAAACCTGTGCTAATATCTGGGAGAACTACCAAAAAATAAAATTAACTAAAAGTTTAAAATTTTCCCATTTACATGACTATAAATTCACGTTGCAAACCAAAGATGTTACTGATAAAAGAAACTTTTATTCATCAGTACTATCAGCATTAGAATTAATTCAGCAAGATCGGATTAGCAAAATTGTCTTGGCTCATGCGATCGATGTCAACGCACCCAAACCATTTAATTTAATTCATTCCTTACATAACTTGCGCCAAAAATATCCTGACTGTTATGTGTTTTCCCTCAATAATGGTAAAGGTAAAAGCTTTATCGGTGCTAGTCCCGAACGATTAATTAAAATTCAAAATCAAGAATTAGAAACCGATGCTTTAGCAGGATCGGCCCCCAGAGGTAAAACATTAATAGAAGACGTTTACTTTGCCGAAAAATTACTCACGAGCAAAAAAGACAGAGCCGAACATCAAATTGTTAGCGATTTCATCTTTCAACACTTATTAAAATTAGGTTTAACTCCGCAAAAACTACCTATTCCCGGCTTACTAAAACTATCCAATATCCAGCATTTATGGACACCCATAGTTGGTAAAATACCCGCAGGAATTCATCCTTTAGAAATTCTCGCCGAACTACACCCTACCCCGGCTGTTGCTGGCGATCCTAGAGATATTGCCCTCAAACATATTCGCCGATATGAAAACTTTAACCGTTCCGTTTATGCAGCACCATTAGGCTGGATAGATTATCAAGGAAACAGCGAATTTATAGTTGGAATTCGTTCTGCATTAATCGAAAACGATCGCGCCAGACTTTGGGCAGGTGCGGGAATTGTCGCCGGGTCCGATCCCGAAAAAGAACTAGCAGAAATCCAACTAAAACTTCAAGCACTTCTCAAAGCCCTAGCTTAA
- the menA gene encoding 2-carboxy-1,4-naphthoquinone phytyltransferase, which translates to MTTNSIKLTNSKLWYAAIKPPMYSVAIIPIWVGTAVAFFETKIIHLGIFATFLISAILIVAWINLSNDVFDSETGIDKNKPHSLVNLTGNKSLIFWLGNFCLALGISGILAIAWLQRDLTVIGIVILCCFLGYTYQGPPFRLGYQGLGEIICFICFGPLAIAAAYYSQTKTFSLNSIAVSVIVGITTSLILFCSHFHQVADDLAAGKRSPIVRLGTTKGSQLLPWFGGSVYAITIIFVAGQIFPIWTLLIFLSLPFAVKLFRHVAEFHDQPEKVSNCKFIAVKTHFWSGLFLGLGFVIPGF; encoded by the coding sequence ATGACTACTAATTCAATCAAGCTGACAAACAGTAAGTTATGGTACGCGGCAATTAAACCACCGATGTATAGCGTTGCCATTATCCCGATTTGGGTGGGCACAGCTGTAGCTTTTTTCGAGACAAAAATAATTCATCTGGGAATATTTGCGACTTTTTTAATATCAGCAATCCTAATTGTAGCCTGGATTAATCTCAGTAATGATGTTTTTGATTCCGAAACAGGCATCGATAAAAATAAACCTCATTCTCTGGTCAATTTAACAGGTAATAAATCCTTGATTTTTTGGCTAGGAAATTTCTGTTTGGCTTTGGGAATTTCGGGAATATTAGCGATCGCTTGGCTACAACGTGACTTAACTGTAATTGGCATAGTCATTCTTTGCTGTTTTTTAGGTTACACTTACCAAGGGCCACCTTTTCGTTTAGGATACCAAGGTTTAGGAGAAATTATTTGTTTTATTTGTTTTGGCCCTTTAGCAATAGCGGCAGCTTACTATAGCCAAACTAAAACTTTTTCTCTAAACAGTATAGCAGTTTCAGTAATTGTGGGAATTACCACTAGTTTAATTTTATTTTGTTCGCACTTTCATCAAGTTGCAGATGATTTAGCTGCGGGAAAGCGATCGCCAATTGTCAGACTTGGTACTACTAAAGGTTCGCAATTATTGCCTTGGTTCGGTGGTAGTGTTTATGCAATAACTATCATATTTGTGGCTGGGCAAATTTTCCCAATTTGGACTTTGTTAATTTTTCTTAGTTTACCATTTGCGGTGAAATTATTTCGCCATGTAGCTGAATTTCACGACCAACCAGAAAAAGTGAGTAACTGCAAATTTATTGCAGTAAAAACTCATTTTTGGAGTGGTTTGTTTTTAGGTTTGGGGTTTGTAATTCCGGGTTTTTAA